A part of Streptomyces sp. DSM 40750 genomic DNA contains:
- a CDS encoding alpha-N-acetylglucosaminidase, whose translation MTGNQPLSRRRLLTGAAAFGGVVLLTPSPGAHAAPAAADKAAKPFDTTPASVALRRLLPDHHRQVTLRALDGGSADRFKVTGRAGAITVEGTSPAVLLTGLHTYLARAAMADISWNGEQLNLPRSLPAPDGEIAGSANVPHRFALNDTNDGYTGPYRDWDAWERELDVLALHGINRVLVYTGGDAVYYDTFRQFGYSDAEMRAWIPAPAHQPWWLLQNMSGFGGPVSKRLIERRADLARKITDRVRELGMTPVLPGYFGTVPDDFVAKHGGDAAVVPQGSWGAFKRPDWLDPRTTAFDEVSAAFYRAQSERFGDSTMYKMDLLHEGGNPRDVPVGEAAAAVEGALQKAHPGAIWAILGWQSNPSEALLDGVDKSRMLIVDGLSDRYTTVTDRESDWGGTPYAFGSIWNFGGHTPMGANAPDWVEQYPKWRDKEGSALAGIAAMPEAADNNAPALALLTDLAWTPGTIDLDDWFAAYAVSRYGGEDPHAVAAWKTIRETAYNVTREDGWSEAPDGLFGARPSLGANKAAAWGPEADRYDTTAFDTALTELLQVAPRLRHSSAYAYDLADVTRQVLSNRSRVLLPRIRAAYEAEDRAGFDRLTRTWLSWMKLMDKVLATSPQHLLGRWLADARSWGATRAEKDQLEYDARSIITTWGGRESSEEGLHDYANREWAGLVGGLYLTRWKTYFGELSAALAAGRQPDGIDWFALEDRWAHRHDSYPVKTSGDIHKLARQVRDTLAADPHQVTLTASADRGSVTEGRPVTVTVSFTNRNGFGPATEVRLSVDAPEGMTAEPVGTTTAASLAPGETFSAAFRVTLTAAADALISRVPVSASFRTGGSRGSASAVVRLMAGTGVTDPYRSASFNDAVFGQSGDALAIEGAGADLWGGTNEFGTVYRAAAFGPAASATVRVTSQDSTGPWARAGLIVRNDLSTNGSGSNGDGSAGYVNLAVTPSNGCALSWDSEGNGRFDSIELAGSGTAPLHLRLTRSGDTYTGECSTDGVTWTKVGTATPGGAAGHQDIGVFMTAANGWTGTRGIAGFEDFSVS comes from the coding sequence ATGACAGGCAATCAACCCCTCAGCCGCAGACGTCTGCTGACCGGAGCGGCCGCGTTCGGCGGAGTGGTGCTGCTGACGCCGTCGCCGGGTGCCCACGCCGCACCAGCGGCCGCGGACAAGGCCGCGAAGCCGTTCGACACGACCCCCGCGTCGGTCGCGCTGCGACGACTGCTGCCCGACCACCACCGGCAGGTGACGTTGCGCGCGCTGGACGGCGGCAGCGCCGACCGGTTCAAGGTCACCGGCCGGGCCGGGGCGATCACCGTGGAGGGCACCAGTCCGGCGGTATTGCTGACCGGCCTCCACACCTATCTGGCGCGGGCGGCGATGGCCGACATCTCCTGGAACGGCGAACAGCTGAACCTCCCCAGGTCGCTGCCCGCCCCCGACGGGGAGATCGCCGGATCGGCGAACGTGCCGCACCGGTTCGCCCTCAACGACACCAACGACGGTTACACCGGCCCCTACCGGGACTGGGACGCGTGGGAACGCGAGCTGGACGTGCTCGCGCTGCACGGCATCAACAGGGTGCTGGTCTACACCGGCGGCGACGCCGTCTACTACGACACCTTCCGGCAGTTCGGCTACTCCGACGCCGAGATGCGGGCGTGGATTCCGGCACCGGCCCATCAGCCGTGGTGGCTGCTGCAGAACATGTCGGGGTTCGGCGGTCCGGTGTCCAAGCGGCTCATCGAGAGGCGCGCCGATCTCGCCCGGAAGATCACCGACCGGGTGCGCGAACTGGGCATGACACCGGTGTTGCCCGGCTACTTCGGCACCGTGCCGGACGACTTCGTCGCCAAACACGGCGGGGACGCGGCCGTGGTCCCCCAGGGTTCCTGGGGCGCCTTCAAGCGACCCGACTGGCTCGACCCACGCACTACGGCCTTCGACGAGGTGTCCGCCGCCTTCTACCGGGCCCAGTCGGAGCGGTTCGGCGACAGCACGATGTACAAGATGGACCTGCTGCACGAGGGCGGCAACCCCCGTGACGTTCCGGTCGGCGAGGCCGCGGCGGCCGTCGAAGGGGCACTCCAGAAGGCTCACCCGGGCGCGATCTGGGCCATCCTGGGCTGGCAGTCCAACCCGTCCGAGGCGCTGCTCGACGGGGTCGACAAGTCCCGGATGCTGATCGTGGACGGCCTGTCCGACCGCTACACCACCGTCACGGACCGGGAGAGCGACTGGGGCGGCACCCCGTACGCCTTCGGCAGCATCTGGAACTTCGGCGGCCACACCCCGATGGGCGCCAACGCCCCGGACTGGGTGGAGCAGTACCCCAAGTGGCGTGACAAGGAAGGCAGTGCGCTCGCCGGGATCGCGGCGATGCCGGAGGCCGCCGACAACAACGCGCCCGCGCTCGCGCTCCTCACCGACCTGGCGTGGACACCCGGCACCATCGACCTCGACGACTGGTTCGCCGCGTACGCCGTGTCCCGCTACGGAGGCGAGGACCCGCACGCCGTCGCCGCCTGGAAGACGATCCGCGAGACCGCGTACAACGTGACCCGCGAGGACGGGTGGAGCGAGGCACCCGACGGGCTGTTCGGCGCCCGGCCGAGCCTGGGCGCCAACAAGGCCGCCGCCTGGGGCCCTGAGGCCGACCGCTACGACACCACGGCCTTCGACACGGCACTCACCGAACTGCTCCAGGTAGCACCACGACTGCGACACAGCTCCGCCTACGCCTACGACCTCGCCGACGTGACCCGTCAGGTGCTGTCCAACCGCAGCCGGGTGCTGTTGCCCCGGATCAGGGCGGCGTACGAGGCCGAGGACCGCGCCGGCTTCGACCGGCTCACCAGGACCTGGCTCAGTTGGATGAAGCTGATGGACAAGGTGCTGGCCACATCCCCGCAGCACCTGCTCGGACGGTGGCTGGCCGACGCCCGGTCCTGGGGCGCCACCAGGGCGGAGAAGGACCAACTGGAGTACGACGCACGGTCGATCATCACCACCTGGGGCGGCCGGGAGAGCAGCGAGGAAGGGCTGCACGACTACGCCAACCGGGAATGGGCGGGACTGGTCGGCGGCCTGTACCTCACGCGCTGGAAGACGTACTTCGGCGAGCTGTCCGCGGCGCTCGCGGCCGGCCGGCAGCCGGACGGGATCGACTGGTTCGCGCTGGAGGACCGCTGGGCGCACCGGCACGACAGCTACCCGGTGAAGACGTCCGGCGACATCCACAAGCTGGCCCGCCAGGTGCGGGACACCCTGGCCGCGGACCCACACCAGGTGACGCTGACCGCGTCCGCGGACCGGGGATCGGTCACCGAGGGCCGCCCGGTCACGGTCACCGTGTCGTTCACCAACCGCAATGGCTTCGGCCCCGCGACGGAGGTGAGGCTGTCCGTCGACGCACCGGAGGGGATGACCGCCGAGCCCGTCGGTACGACCACCGCGGCGTCCCTCGCCCCGGGCGAGACCTTCTCTGCGGCCTTCCGGGTCACCCTCACCGCGGCCGCCGATGCGCTGATCTCCCGGGTGCCGGTGAGCGCGTCCTTCCGGACAGGCGGTTCGCGGGGCTCGGCCTCGGCGGTGGTCCGGCTGATGGCGGGCACCGGGGTGACGGACCCCTACCGGAGCGCATCCTTCAACGACGCGGTCTTCGGCCAGTCCGGGGACGCGCTCGCCATCGAGGGCGCGGGCGCCGACCTGTGGGGCGGCACCAACGAGTTCGGCACGGTCTACCGGGCCGCCGCTTTCGGTCCCGCTGCGAGTGCCACGGTCCGGGTCACCTCGCAGGACAGCACCGGGCCCTGGGCCCGCGCCGGGCTCATCGTCCGCAATGACCTCTCCACGAACGGCAGCGGCTCGAACGGCGACGGCTCCGCCGGGTACGTGAATCTGGCGGTGACTCCGTCCAACGGATGTGCGCTGTCCTGGGACTCCGAGGGCAACGGCCGGTTCGACTCCATCGAGCTGGCCGGTTCCGGCACCGCCCCGCTACACCTGCGCCTGACACGCTCCGGCGACACCTACACCGGCGAGTGCAGCACTGACGGCGTCACCTGGACCAAGGTCGGCACCGCCACCCCGGGCGGAGCTGCCGGCCACCAGGACATCGGTGTCTTCATGACGGCCGCCAACGGCTGGACCGGCACCCGAGGGATCGCCGGGTTCGAGGACTTCTCCGTCAGCTGA
- a CDS encoding DUF4232 domain-containing protein, which produces MAHTTRSRRTTAVLAALTLGVMALTACKGSAEEDTAAPSATASPSAADTHEGTDTPSTADPSDGGSDSGDSTARPGSTPPSSEPGSDDGQDGGVGMCETTDLSYNVTVASKPVNHALLTATNQSADPCLLPADELVITIPGLDGAAEHMGPDGEDWLLGAGERAYAGIMFSRADTAGGKSADKVEVALTASESPTTVPIDDGPVTVNDGQVTSFFGTAEDALTY; this is translated from the coding sequence ATGGCTCACACGACTCGTTCACGCCGTACCACCGCCGTACTCGCCGCACTCACGCTCGGCGTCATGGCACTGACCGCATGCAAGGGCTCCGCCGAGGAGGACACGGCCGCCCCGAGCGCGACAGCGAGCCCTTCGGCTGCGGACACGCACGAGGGCACCGACACTCCCTCGACAGCCGACCCGAGCGACGGTGGCAGTGACAGCGGCGACTCCACCGCCAGACCTGGCAGCACCCCGCCGTCATCAGAGCCCGGCTCGGACGACGGTCAGGACGGAGGCGTGGGCATGTGTGAGACGACCGACTTGAGCTACAACGTCACCGTCGCGTCCAAGCCCGTCAACCACGCCTTGCTGACCGCGACCAACCAGTCCGCAGACCCCTGTCTGCTGCCGGCAGACGAGCTGGTGATCACGATTCCGGGGCTCGACGGCGCCGCCGAACACATGGGGCCTGACGGCGAGGACTGGCTTCTCGGGGCCGGCGAAAGGGCCTACGCCGGGATCATGTTCTCGCGCGCCGACACCGCGGGCGGCAAGAGCGCCGACAAGGTGGAGGTCGCGCTCACCGCCTCCGAGAGCCCGACGACGGTTCCGATCGACGATGGCCCCGTCACGGTCAACGACGGCCAGGTCACCAGCTTCTTCGGCACCGCCGAGGACGCACTCACGTACTGA
- a CDS encoding NAD(P)-dependent alcohol dehydrogenase yields MDRVAAAALPSVGVTALRALRDTLRLRSGQRLLVVGASGGVGSTAIQLAHAWGAHVTTIAGAANAPFCRELGADVTLDYATTPPNALKEELDATLDCHGSSLRDHRRALRPGGRIASPSAGAIPFALLSIVLPGPRVRLLAARPRRADLKTLAEHVDGQDLRPVIERVYPLDEIQDAHRATETGHARGKRVIRLLQRRG; encoded by the coding sequence ATGGACCGGGTGGCAGCCGCCGCCCTGCCCTCGGTCGGCGTCACCGCACTGCGCGCCCTGCGGGACACCCTGCGCCTGCGCTCGGGGCAACGACTGCTCGTGGTCGGCGCGAGCGGCGGTGTCGGCAGCACGGCGATCCAACTGGCCCACGCCTGGGGAGCCCACGTCACCACCATCGCCGGCGCCGCCAACGCCCCGTTCTGCCGCGAACTCGGCGCCGACGTAACCCTGGACTACGCCACCACCCCACCGAACGCCCTCAAAGAGGAGCTCGACGCCACCCTCGACTGCCACGGCTCCTCGCTCCGCGACCACCGCCGCGCCCTCCGCCCCGGCGGTCGCATCGCCTCGCCCTCCGCCGGCGCCATACCGTTCGCCCTGCTGTCCATCGTCCTGCCCGGCCCGCGCGTACGCCTGCTCGCGGCCCGCCCTCGCCGCGCGGACCTGAAAACCCTCGCTGAACACGTCGACGGGCAAGACCTGCGCCCGGTCATCGAGCGCGTCTATCCCCTGGACGAAATCCAGGACGCCCACCGAGCCACCGAAACCGGCCACGCCCGCGGCAAGCGCGTCATCCGCCTCCTTCAGCGCCGAGGGTAA
- a CDS encoding DUF4259 domain-containing protein has product MGTWGTGPFDSDVAADFVDGLGGRTPQQIIDLMASAFQRVLAPGMRVDGGDGAEAVAAAALIASRVPDSPVVFDPGDGPSEPIPDLPPSLRPMAQQALHRVLQDGSELAAGWVEGTDADEWRRAVQLIAQTLGVPH; this is encoded by the coding sequence ATGGGAACGTGGGGTACCGGTCCATTCGACAGTGACGTCGCCGCAGACTTTGTCGACGGCCTTGGCGGGAGGACGCCGCAGCAGATCATCGACTTGATGGCGAGTGCGTTCCAGCGGGTGCTGGCCCCCGGCATGCGAGTGGATGGCGGGGACGGTGCCGAAGCAGTGGCCGCCGCTGCTCTCATCGCAAGCCGGGTTCCGGACAGCCCCGTCGTGTTCGATCCTGGGGACGGGCCGTCCGAGCCAATCCCTGATCTGCCGCCCTCTCTGCGTCCGATGGCCCAGCAGGCGCTGCACAGGGTCCTACAAGACGGCTCAGAGCTGGCTGCGGGCTGGGTCGAGGGCACGGATGCAGACGAGTGGCGCCGAGCAGTCCAACTGATCGCTCAAACCCTGGGTGTCCCGCACTGA
- a CDS encoding class I SAM-dependent methyltransferase: MDSTSLRDSYDAVADVYAQGFTADLVSKPLDRAMLAAFAEQVPKERLVADVGCGPAQVACFLADLGVPVVGLDVSPGMVEVAQARRPGLDVRVGSMLDMPLGDGELAGVVAFYSLIHLQAEERSLAYKEFARVLQPGGFLLAAFHAGQEVRHLDSWFDRPVSLDFFALRPEEVATGLAAAGFAMQATLMRGPYPGEADTERAYLLARRVE; encoded by the coding sequence GTGGACAGCACCTCCCTCCGGGACTCCTACGACGCGGTCGCAGACGTGTACGCGCAGGGCTTCACTGCGGATCTGGTCTCCAAGCCTTTGGACCGAGCCATGCTGGCGGCATTCGCCGAGCAGGTTCCGAAAGAGCGCCTTGTCGCCGACGTGGGGTGTGGACCTGCCCAGGTGGCGTGTTTCCTGGCCGATCTCGGGGTTCCGGTCGTCGGGTTGGATGTGTCACCGGGCATGGTGGAGGTGGCTCAGGCACGTAGGCCTGGCCTGGATGTGCGGGTCGGATCGATGCTCGACATGCCGTTGGGCGACGGAGAGCTGGCCGGTGTGGTGGCGTTCTACTCGCTGATCCATCTCCAGGCCGAGGAGCGATCGCTGGCCTATAAGGAGTTCGCCCGGGTGCTGCAGCCGGGAGGCTTTCTCCTCGCCGCATTCCACGCGGGCCAGGAGGTTCGGCACCTGGATTCCTGGTTCGACCGTCCAGTCTCCCTCGACTTCTTCGCTCTGCGCCCCGAAGAAGTGGCCACGGGCCTTGCTGCTGCCGGATTCGCGATGCAGGCAACACTGATGCGAGGGCCGTACCCGGGTGAAGCGGACACAGAGCGCGCGTATCTACTGGCCCGCAGGGTGGAATGA
- a CDS encoding amidohydrolase family protein: MATSVAATGGSSALARGEAVPPGAGSGDDAGRARIDVHHHFTAPAWVDWAEREGLVRRQELQWWARWDLESTLALMDRVGIATAVLNPTMQDRYRSAAQAREGLTIVFEALTDLVAAHPDRFAILGPAVLDYPEVTTWALQRAFDKLGAVGVSVKANYSGIYLGDPSYDRFLAELDERAAVLFTHPLDLPGGPPGAPTVPGIPNFMCDFLLDTTRAAVNLIRTRTLDRYPHLSVVLPHAGGFLPQIATRMEAFGDFCTPPLDAARVQDYLHRFYYDTAGPLAPSGTLVATAGADRILFGTDWPAASADIITDFTAPAIETDPAFTDRQRRGINRDNALRLMPTLRRA, encoded by the coding sequence GTGGCGACCAGCGTCGCTGCCACGGGCGGGTCCAGTGCTCTGGCCAGGGGGGAAGCTGTACCGCCGGGAGCGGGGAGCGGTGATGACGCCGGCCGGGCCAGGATTGACGTCCACCACCATTTCACCGCTCCGGCATGGGTTGACTGGGCCGAGCGTGAGGGCCTGGTGCGGCGGCAGGAGCTGCAGTGGTGGGCGCGTTGGGATCTGGAATCCACTCTGGCGCTGATGGACCGGGTCGGAATCGCCACCGCGGTCCTCAACCCGACCATGCAGGACCGGTACCGCTCCGCGGCGCAGGCCAGGGAAGGTCTCACCATCGTCTTCGAGGCACTGACCGACTTGGTGGCCGCACACCCGGACCGTTTCGCCATCCTCGGCCCTGCTGTCCTGGACTATCCCGAAGTGACCACGTGGGCTCTCCAACGTGCCTTCGACAAGCTCGGTGCCGTGGGAGTCAGCGTAAAAGCCAACTACAGCGGCATCTACCTCGGTGATCCCTCGTACGACCGCTTCCTCGCAGAGCTCGACGAACGCGCCGCGGTCCTTTTCACCCACCCGCTCGACCTCCCGGGCGGACCGCCCGGCGCTCCCACCGTCCCCGGAATTCCGAACTTCATGTGCGATTTCCTGCTGGACACCACCCGTGCCGCTGTGAACCTCATCCGTACCAGGACACTCGACCGCTACCCGCACCTGTCCGTCGTCCTGCCACACGCCGGCGGATTCCTCCCTCAGATCGCCACCCGCATGGAGGCCTTCGGCGACTTCTGCACCCCACCCCTCGATGCTGCCCGCGTGCAGGACTATCTCCACCGCTTCTACTACGACACGGCGGGCCCGCTGGCCCCCTCGGGCACTCTGGTGGCCACCGCTGGTGCCGACCGGATCCTCTTCGGCACCGACTGGCCGGCCGCCTCCGCCGACATCATCACCGACTTCACGGCACCGGCCATCGAGACCGACCCCGCCTTCACCGACCGCCAACGTCGCGGCATCAACCGCGACAACGCGCTCCGCCTCATGCCCACGCTGAGGCGTGCCTAG
- a CDS encoding DUF2207 domain-containing protein, with the protein MRARSVGWRRRRDAVLLFVGAVLVGLVGLLGAALGESGERIARMWVGAEIRADGTARITEVIDYDFNDEQRHGIYRDVPRAERGDVSEVSVTADGEPVPYSFEDMAGARIVIGDPDATVTGTHRYRIEYTLPRLGDEEWLTWDAVGTQWDVPVGHVDVHLAVPFALERPNCVAGSSGSHEDCATQRQPVPGQLDVAQDALEAQEGLTLYAKVGDADGGGAAALPKAPGGRAAAVEAGDGVAAGWLWATGIALAAAAVVAELVRLAGRERVQGADGRTRRMDVRRLGASVTPNGEPPAGITPAHAGILLTDRVRQEHLAAWLLTAAADGHLTISGKKKPVLHQAGERPADAADPLTAEVLQAVFARKPRVPLGQYNGAFAIAWNLLRHRLEDWRRTGGDGLWEPSGERRRRIALWGGAVAAAAGTVVVGITATDVVDPSADWRTPLAVGAALAGAGLAGLVRAWELRARTVRGSHLWCQAEAYRRHLAEPGRHGWEKRDEGEIAWAVALGEAEAWTAAAAAAHGANAHASRTRARTAIPGDDARLRPHLATYLPLAAVSAATQPSSGGSGFSSGSSSGGYSGGGDSGGGGGGGVGGGDGGGGGGSW; encoded by the coding sequence GTGAGGGCCAGGTCGGTGGGGTGGCGGAGGCGGCGGGATGCCGTTCTGCTGTTCGTGGGCGCGGTGTTGGTGGGGCTGGTCGGGCTGCTCGGCGCGGCGCTCGGGGAGTCCGGGGAACGGATTGCCCGGATGTGGGTCGGCGCCGAGATACGTGCCGACGGGACGGCCCGGATCACCGAGGTGATCGACTACGACTTCAACGATGAGCAGCGGCACGGTATTTACCGTGACGTGCCCAGGGCGGAACGCGGAGACGTCAGCGAGGTATCCGTCACGGCGGACGGCGAGCCGGTGCCTTACAGCTTCGAGGACATGGCGGGCGCCCGGATCGTGATCGGTGACCCCGACGCGACGGTGACTGGAACCCACCGGTACCGCATCGAGTACACCCTGCCGCGCCTCGGGGACGAGGAGTGGCTGACGTGGGACGCCGTTGGCACGCAGTGGGACGTGCCCGTCGGGCACGTCGACGTGCACCTGGCCGTCCCGTTCGCCCTGGAACGGCCGAACTGCGTGGCGGGATCGTCCGGTTCGCACGAGGACTGTGCGACGCAGCGGCAGCCCGTACCGGGGCAACTGGACGTGGCGCAGGACGCGCTGGAGGCGCAAGAGGGTCTGACGCTGTACGCGAAGGTCGGAGATGCCGACGGGGGCGGCGCCGCGGCGCTACCAAAGGCGCCCGGCGGACGGGCGGCTGCCGTCGAGGCCGGGGACGGCGTCGCGGCCGGGTGGCTGTGGGCCACGGGGATCGCCCTCGCCGCGGCGGCCGTGGTCGCGGAGCTGGTGCGGCTGGCGGGGCGAGAGCGGGTCCAGGGGGCGGACGGCCGGACCCGGCGGATGGACGTTCGCCGGCTGGGTGCCTCGGTCACACCGAACGGTGAGCCGCCCGCGGGCATCACTCCCGCACACGCCGGCATCCTGCTCACCGACCGGGTGCGCCAGGAACACCTGGCGGCGTGGCTGCTGACCGCGGCGGCGGACGGGCATCTGACCATCAGCGGCAAGAAGAAGCCCGTGCTGCACCAGGCCGGCGAGCGGCCGGCCGACGCCGCCGACCCGCTGACGGCGGAGGTGCTCCAGGCCGTGTTCGCCCGTAAGCCGCGCGTCCCGCTGGGCCAGTACAACGGGGCGTTCGCCATCGCCTGGAACCTGCTGCGGCACCGGCTCGAGGACTGGCGGCGCACGGGTGGCGACGGGCTGTGGGAGCCGTCCGGGGAGCGGCGCCGCCGGATCGCCCTGTGGGGCGGCGCGGTGGCCGCGGCCGCCGGAACGGTCGTCGTGGGGATCACGGCGACGGACGTGGTGGATCCGAGCGCGGACTGGCGGACGCCGCTGGCAGTCGGCGCGGCACTGGCCGGCGCCGGGCTCGCGGGCCTGGTGCGGGCCTGGGAACTGCGGGCACGCACCGTGCGCGGCTCTCACCTGTGGTGCCAGGCGGAGGCCTACCGGCGCCATCTGGCCGAACCCGGGCGGCACGGCTGGGAGAAGCGTGACGAGGGCGAGATCGCGTGGGCCGTGGCCCTCGGCGAGGCCGAGGCATGGACGGCCGCGGCGGCAGCGGCCCACGGGGCGAACGCGCATGCGTCCCGCACGCGGGCACGGACGGCCATACCCGGGGACGACGCGAGGCTCCGGCCCCACCTCGCCACATACCTTCCGCTGGCGGCCGTGTCCGCCGCCACCCAGCCGTCGTCCGGCGGCTCGGGATTCTCGTCGGGTTCCTCGTCTGGCGGTTACAGCGGCGGAGGCGACAGCGGAGGGGGCGGCGGCGGAGGGGTCGGCGGTGGAGACGGTGGCGGGGGCGGCGGCTCATGGTGA